Proteins from a genomic interval of Lacticaseibacillus pabuli:
- a CDS encoding 3-phosphoglycerate dehydrogenase family protein, producing MFHVKTFNAIAQTGLDRFTADYDLNTEAAPDAYLIRSVNLRDQNLPESLKVIVRAGAGYNNVPIHKATANGTAVFNTPGSNANAVKELVVAMLIVAARNLFSAASYAAQNSGADISLRTEKEKTKFNGTELMGKTLAVIGVGHVGALVAHAASDLGMRVVGYDPYLSADDAWHIPTSTVRARSLEEAIAQADYVTVHVPKNDETTGMISTAQFEQMKPGTVLLNFARGGIVDNQAAVAALDKGQIRRYMTDFGDNTILNRRDVLITPHLGGSTLQAEDNGAVQAATTIMTFLETGNVANSINLPTLQVPFRTKYRLTVMHENIPNMVGQIATTLATAGINIEGMSNAAKRKVAYSIIDINALNKQRAEELLTQLRAIPAVQRVRLITNNM from the coding sequence ATGTTTCACGTGAAAACATTTAATGCGATTGCCCAGACTGGGCTCGACCGATTCACTGCAGACTATGATTTAAATACGGAGGCGGCGCCAGATGCCTACTTGATTCGTTCGGTTAACTTGCGTGACCAGAACTTGCCTGAGTCTCTGAAGGTGATTGTCCGTGCCGGCGCGGGGTACAACAACGTGCCGATTCATAAGGCAACGGCCAACGGAACGGCAGTATTCAACACGCCGGGGAGTAATGCGAACGCGGTGAAGGAACTTGTTGTGGCCATGCTTATTGTCGCGGCACGGAACTTGTTCTCAGCGGCAAGCTATGCGGCGCAAAACAGTGGCGCTGACATCTCGCTTCGGACTGAAAAAGAGAAGACCAAGTTTAACGGGACAGAATTGATGGGCAAGACGCTGGCAGTCATCGGTGTCGGCCACGTCGGCGCATTGGTCGCCCATGCGGCCAGTGACCTGGGGATGCGGGTCGTAGGTTATGACCCATACTTGTCCGCAGATGATGCTTGGCATATTCCCACCAGCACCGTGCGCGCACGCAGTCTGGAAGAAGCGATTGCCCAGGCCGATTACGTGACCGTGCACGTGCCGAAGAATGACGAGACAACCGGCATGATTAGCACGGCACAATTTGAACAGATGAAGCCGGGGACAGTGCTATTGAACTTTGCTCGTGGTGGCATTGTCGACAACCAGGCAGCGGTTGCTGCACTGGACAAAGGTCAGATCAGACGTTATATGACCGACTTTGGTGATAACACCATTTTGAACCGACGCGACGTTCTCATTACCCCGCACTTAGGCGGATCCACGCTGCAGGCGGAAGACAACGGCGCAGTGCAGGCTGCCACGACCATCATGACTTTCTTGGAGACGGGCAATGTGGCCAACAGTATTAACCTGCCAACCCTGCAAGTACCTTTCCGCACGAAATATCGTTTGACCGTCATGCACGAGAACATTCCAAACATGGTCGGCCAAATTGCGACCACGCTCGCGACAGCTGGCATCAACATTGAGGGAATGAGCAACGCGGCTAAGCGTAAGGTTGCGTACTCAATCATTGACATCAACGCGCTAAACAAGCAACGCGCCGAGGAGTTGCTGACGCAGCTGCGGGCAATTCCAGCAGTGCAGCGGGTGCGCTTAATCACCAATAATATGTAG
- the serC gene encoding 3-phosphoserine/phosphohydroxythreonine transaminase has protein sequence MTIYNFAAGPAMMPAPVIKQIQDELPSLHGSGMSILEVSHRGQDFEKIIEDAEADLRELMAIPDDYAVLFMQGGGTGQFAAAPMNLARQFKRIAVLDSGQWAARADAEARRLGFTSDVLASTKTDRYTTLPALPEPLPQDQYDYVHICVNNTIEGTMFRQLPATETTPLVGDMSSNILAQRYNVRDFGMIFAGAQKNLGPAGVTVVIVRRDLLGDAKHVPSAFDYQLFDAKHSLYNTPPVFAIYAVGLVLKWLKEQGGVDEMQRRNEAKSQLLYDYLDQSRLFFNPVKPADRSITNVPFMTGDADLDAAVVTAATAHGLLNLKGHRSVGGLRASLYNAMPLAGAEALVDFLNDFEKHH, from the coding sequence ATGACGATTTATAACTTTGCGGCGGGGCCAGCGATGATGCCGGCACCCGTCATTAAGCAGATTCAGGACGAGTTGCCGTCCCTGCATGGCAGCGGCATGAGCATTCTTGAAGTTTCACATCGCGGTCAGGATTTTGAGAAGATTATTGAAGATGCCGAGGCTGACTTACGTGAGTTGATGGCCATTCCGGATGATTACGCGGTGCTCTTCATGCAGGGGGGCGGTACGGGCCAATTTGCCGCAGCACCGATGAATCTGGCGCGTCAGTTCAAACGGATTGCCGTGCTCGATTCTGGCCAGTGGGCGGCACGGGCCGATGCGGAAGCACGCCGTTTGGGGTTCACATCCGACGTGTTAGCCAGCACGAAGACGGACCGCTATACGACACTGCCCGCTCTGCCCGAACCATTGCCGCAAGACCAATACGACTACGTGCACATCTGTGTGAACAACACGATTGAAGGCACCATGTTCCGCCAGTTGCCCGCGACGGAGACAACGCCGCTGGTGGGGGACATGTCCTCCAACATTCTGGCTCAGCGGTACAACGTGCGTGACTTTGGGATGATTTTCGCGGGTGCACAAAAGAACCTGGGGCCAGCCGGGGTGACCGTCGTTATCGTGCGCCGCGACCTGTTGGGTGACGCAAAGCACGTGCCTAGTGCCTTTGACTACCAGTTGTTTGATGCGAAACACTCGCTGTACAACACACCACCAGTTTTCGCCATTTATGCAGTCGGACTTGTCCTCAAGTGGCTCAAGGAACAGGGCGGCGTCGACGAAATGCAGCGGCGCAACGAGGCTAAGTCGCAGCTACTCTACGACTACCTGGATCAATCACGACTATTCTTTAACCCCGTGAAACCTGCCGACCGTTCCATCACCAACGTACCGTTCATGACGGGTGATGCCGACCTTGACGCTGCCGTTGTCACAGCCGCCACGGCACACGGCTTGTTGAACTTGAAGGGGCACCGGAGCGTCGGCGGCCTGCGCGCCAGCCTATACAACGCCATGCCGCTAGCTGGGGCCGAGGCGCTGGTCGATTTCTTAAACGACTTTGAAAAGCATCATTAG
- a CDS encoding histidine phosphatase family protein codes for MTTFYFIRHGQTDANALGLKQGIINDERTHLTAKGRAQAQQLHDQFDISFADALYVSPLDRTRETAAILNTDAQLPEVTDPRLLEISYGSWDGRSNADLMTRYPDVFDPTLRDVLPSYTSIATDGESFEAVQRRVQDFMRSTSAEYPDGKIIVVTHGFTVKAAALVALQPRNPMSLPEPENTSVTKIELANDRYFVWYYNRFNSADY; via the coding sequence ATGACCACATTTTACTTCATCCGCCACGGCCAAACAGACGCCAACGCATTGGGACTTAAGCAAGGCATCATCAACGACGAGCGGACCCACCTCACCGCAAAGGGACGGGCGCAGGCCCAGCAGCTACATGATCAGTTTGATATTAGCTTTGCTGACGCACTGTACGTCAGTCCACTCGACCGCACGCGCGAAACCGCAGCGATTTTGAACACCGATGCCCAGTTGCCAGAAGTCACCGATCCGCGGCTGCTCGAGATTTCCTATGGGAGCTGGGACGGCCGTAGCAACGCGGATCTGATGACCCGTTATCCGGATGTTTTCGACCCCACCTTACGAGACGTGCTCCCCAGCTACACCAGCATTGCGACTGATGGTGAAAGCTTTGAAGCGGTGCAGCGGCGGGTTCAGGACTTTATGCGTTCAACCTCCGCCGAGTATCCCGATGGCAAAATCATCGTTGTCACCCACGGCTTTACCGTCAAGGCAGCGGCGCTAGTCGCCCTGCAGCCCAGGAATCCGATGAGCCTGCCCGAACCGGAAAACACGAGCGTGACCAAAATTGAATTGGCAAACGACCGCTACTTTGTCTGGTACTATAACCGATTTAATTCCGCCGACTATTAA